In bacterium, the following proteins share a genomic window:
- a CDS encoding molybdopterin-binding oxidoreductase — translation MGAGMASPDLTSIAAILAGRLGAGPVSLPGRAVVMVRVNYRRTALRGFGWGAIAGLALVALMYLANPLLGLRPLPQLLNQPLLELMPGFVFGFLIDTLQHAGKVVEEFGLIAAMVAGLGGLGAAWALAGLRWHTQYLGLAFAAGGWALVTAVLLPLSGAGFLGLADGPATPLIWAALFAVYSVVLQLGGGPSGTSTGLDAGRRRLLSVLPVTLGAVSLGALALRLLPDWYRAIFKAPEAGLTGASPEITPIENFYVVSKNFSDPTVDERGWSLNLGGLVDRPMRLSLSEIRALPSVSEYVTMECISNNVGGNLMSTGSFTGVPLRDLLAMAGPQSAGTWAAFKARDGYTESLPMSLIRGAPEILVAHGLDGGPLPAAHGFPARLLIPGHYGMKGPKWLDGIELVGRESGGYWEQQGWDHNALIKTTARFDVPRDGDVVRLGAVSLAGVAFAGTRGISQVEFSTDGGGTWSPARFGAPLSALTWVLWTADWAPGSEGAYQLMVRATDGMGLEQDERTAASYPSGASGYHAIRVDVARS, via the coding sequence ATGGGGGCGGGCATGGCGTCCCCCGATTTAACCAGTATTGCCGCCATCCTTGCCGGCCGGCTCGGAGCCGGGCCCGTATCCTTGCCCGGTAGAGCAGTCGTGATGGTCCGGGTGAATTACCGCCGCACCGCGCTTCGAGGATTCGGCTGGGGAGCGATCGCCGGGCTGGCCCTGGTCGCGCTGATGTATCTCGCCAACCCGCTGCTCGGCTTGCGCCCGCTGCCTCAGCTCCTCAATCAACCGCTCCTTGAGCTCATGCCCGGCTTCGTCTTCGGGTTCCTGATCGATACGCTCCAGCACGCCGGCAAGGTGGTCGAGGAGTTCGGCCTGATCGCCGCGATGGTCGCCGGGCTCGGCGGCCTGGGAGCGGCGTGGGCGCTGGCCGGTCTGCGCTGGCATACCCAGTACCTGGGGCTAGCCTTTGCGGCGGGCGGGTGGGCGTTGGTCACCGCGGTGCTGCTGCCGCTGTCGGGCGCGGGCTTCCTCGGGCTGGCCGACGGGCCGGCCACGCCCTTGATCTGGGCGGCGCTGTTCGCCGTCTACAGCGTGGTACTGCAGCTGGGCGGCGGGCCCTCAGGCACGTCCACCGGCCTGGACGCCGGGCGCAGAAGGTTGCTCAGCGTCCTGCCCGTCACCCTCGGCGCCGTCAGTCTGGGAGCGCTGGCGCTGCGGTTGCTGCCGGATTGGTACCGGGCGATCTTCAAGGCGCCCGAAGCCGGCCTGACGGGGGCGTCGCCCGAAATCACGCCGATCGAGAACTTCTACGTCGTCTCGAAGAACTTCAGCGACCCCACCGTCGACGAGCGGGGCTGGAGCCTCAACCTGGGCGGCCTGGTCGACCGTCCGATGCGGCTTTCCCTGAGCGAGATTCGCGCGCTGCCCTCCGTCAGCGAGTACGTGACCATGGAGTGCATCAGCAACAACGTGGGCGGAAACCTGATGAGCACTGGCAGCTTCACCGGCGTGCCGCTTCGAGACCTGCTGGCGATGGCGGGCCCCCAGTCCGCGGGCACCTGGGCCGCGTTCAAAGCTCGCGACGGTTACACCGAAAGCCTGCCCATGAGCCTGATCCGGGGCGCGCCCGAGATCCTGGTCGCCCACGGCCTCGATGGCGGACCGCTGCCCGCGGCCCACGGCTTTCCCGCCCGCCTGCTGATCCCGGGCCACTACGGCATGAAAGGGCCGAAGTGGCTGGACGGCATCGAGCTGGTCGGCCGTGAAAGCGGGGGCTACTGGGAGCAGCAGGGCTGGGATCACAACGCGCTGATCAAGACCACGGCGCGGTTCGACGTCCCTCGCGACGGCGACGTCGTCAGGCTGGGCGCGGTCTCACTCGCCGGCGTGGCGTTCGCCGGCACGCGCGGGATCAGCCAGGTGGAGTTCAGCACCGACGGCGGCGGCACGTGGAGCCCCGCGCGGTTTGGCGCCCCGCTGTCAGCCCTCACCTGGGTGCTCTGGACGGCGGACTGGGCGCCCGGATCCGAAGGCGCCTACCAGCTGATGGTCCGGGCGACCGACGGGATGGGCCTGGAGCAGGACGAACGCACCGCGGCGAGCTATCCCAGCGGCGCCAGCGGGTACCACGCGATCCGCGTCGACGTGGCCCGGAGCTGA
- a CDS encoding CoA transferase, whose amino-acid sequence MTMPLTGIRVLDLTRLLPGPFCTMLLADMGADVVKVEEPGAGDHLRWMPPLVDGRSALFNAVNRNKRSLTLDLKTDAGRELLLLLVEGADVLVEGNRPGVLDRIGLGWAVIHARNPRLVMCSITGYGQDGPFAARAGHDINYMATAGALGLNGERARPPVPLAVQVADVGGGGLQPAVAILGALVGVQRGGEGRRLDVSMTDGAVSWMALALAARRGGEEVGRGDQRLAGRHPCYRVYACKDGGFYSVGALEPKFWRVLCDALGRPDLIDLQFAEGEGGELAHRALEEVFASRTRAEWEDRLAEVDACCEPVLELDEVASHPQIAARGLIAKRESGVEVRPAVQVRADWRRRDPPGLGEHSAEILSEVGVDGPRLEELKRQGIT is encoded by the coding sequence TTGACCATGCCGCTGACGGGAATCCGCGTCCTGGACCTCACGCGGCTGCTGCCCGGACCTTTCTGCACGATGCTCCTGGCCGACATGGGTGCCGACGTCGTCAAGGTCGAAGAGCCGGGGGCCGGGGACCACCTGCGCTGGATGCCGCCACTAGTCGACGGCCGGAGCGCACTTTTCAACGCCGTCAATCGCAACAAACGCAGCCTCACCCTGGACCTCAAGACCGATGCCGGCCGTGAACTGCTCCTCCTCCTGGTCGAGGGCGCGGACGTGCTGGTCGAAGGCAACCGGCCCGGCGTCCTGGACCGCATCGGGCTCGGCTGGGCCGTGATCCACGCTCGGAATCCACGCCTCGTCATGTGCTCGATCACGGGGTACGGACAGGACGGTCCGTTTGCCGCACGCGCGGGCCACGACATCAATTACATGGCGACGGCGGGAGCGCTCGGCCTCAACGGCGAGCGAGCGCGACCGCCGGTGCCCCTGGCGGTGCAGGTTGCGGACGTCGGGGGCGGCGGCCTCCAGCCGGCGGTCGCCATCCTCGGCGCCCTGGTCGGCGTCCAGCGCGGGGGTGAGGGCCGGCGGCTCGACGTCTCCATGACCGACGGCGCCGTCAGCTGGATGGCGCTCGCGCTCGCCGCGAGGAGAGGAGGGGAGGAGGTCGGCCGCGGCGACCAGCGGCTGGCCGGCCGTCATCCGTGCTATCGCGTCTATGCCTGCAAGGACGGAGGCTTCTACAGCGTCGGCGCTCTCGAGCCCAAGTTCTGGAGGGTGCTCTGCGATGCGCTCGGCCGGCCCGACCTGATCGACCTCCAGTTCGCCGAAGGTGAGGGCGGGGAGCTCGCTCACCGGGCGCTGGAGGAGGTCTTCGCGTCGCGCACGCGCGCTGAGTGGGAGGACCGTCTGGCCGAGGTGGACGCCTGCTGCGAACCCGTGCTCGAGCTCGACGAGGTGGCTTCGCATCCGCAGATCGCTGCCCGCGGGCTGATCGCGAAACGCGAATCAGGCGTCGAGGTGCGGCCCGCGGTTCAGGTGCGGGCGGACTGGCGGCGCCGGGACCCGCCGGGGCTGGGCGAGCACTCCGCCGAGATCCTCAGCGAGGTCGGGGTCGACGGACCTCGCCTCGAGGAGCTCAAGCGCCAGGGGATCACGTAG
- a CDS encoding FAD-dependent oxidoreductase: MADEDKFDAVVVGAGPAGSAAAITMAKAGLQVALLERGVKPGSKNVMGGILYNHFLEEIVGEEWKKAPLERPIIEERRWMMTPDAAIGIDYKNLRNRERPHSFSVLRARFDAWFAEQAEKAGAMVVPETVVDRLIVRGGRVVGVGTGRGDDLYADVVVVCEGIGLGASLLEKTVVGGEPLRRKLRANEVAMAVKEIMQLDAGRIEERFNCEPGEGCTIECFGDSTMGMSGFMFIYTNRDTLSVGGGALLSEFNSTLRSPNDLMEHFKNHPAVKPYLRGAETVEYLAHLIPEGGHRGIPKVYGPGYLVCGDAAMLSNPVHREGSNLAMESGRLAGETVIHAKEVGDFSERRLAEYKGRLDNSWIMADMRKYDGAVPLLEHNPRLLTRYPQVADRALDEFFRVDGVSKWKKQSNILKMVRREGMFRMGWDTVKALWTMK; encoded by the coding sequence ATGGCTGACGAGGATAAATTCGACGCGGTGGTCGTCGGCGCGGGACCGGCCGGCTCGGCGGCCGCGATCACCATGGCCAAGGCCGGGCTGCAGGTCGCGCTGCTCGAGCGGGGAGTCAAGCCCGGGTCCAAGAACGTCATGGGTGGCATCCTCTACAACCACTTCCTCGAAGAGATCGTAGGTGAGGAATGGAAAAAGGCGCCGCTCGAGCGCCCGATCATCGAGGAGCGGCGCTGGATGATGACGCCCGACGCCGCCATCGGGATCGACTACAAGAACCTGCGCAACCGGGAGCGCCCGCATTCCTTTTCCGTCCTGCGCGCCCGCTTCGACGCCTGGTTCGCGGAGCAGGCCGAGAAGGCGGGGGCGATGGTCGTGCCCGAAACCGTGGTCGACCGCCTGATCGTCCGCGGCGGCCGCGTGGTCGGCGTCGGGACCGGGCGCGGCGACGACCTGTACGCGGACGTCGTGGTGGTTTGCGAGGGCATCGGGCTCGGCGCGAGCCTGCTGGAGAAGACCGTCGTCGGCGGCGAACCGCTGCGCCGGAAGCTGCGCGCCAACGAGGTGGCGATGGCGGTCAAGGAGATCATGCAGCTCGACGCGGGGCGAATCGAGGAGCGCTTCAACTGCGAGCCCGGCGAGGGCTGCACCATCGAGTGCTTCGGCGATTCGACGATGGGCATGTCCGGGTTCATGTTCATCTACACGAACAGGGACACGCTCTCGGTGGGCGGGGGCGCGCTGCTGAGCGAGTTCAACTCCACCCTGCGCAGCCCCAACGATCTCATGGAGCACTTCAAGAACCATCCGGCGGTGAAGCCCTACCTTCGCGGCGCCGAGACGGTGGAATACCTGGCCCACCTCATCCCGGAAGGCGGCCATCGCGGCATCCCGAAGGTCTACGGCCCGGGATACCTGGTCTGCGGGGATGCCGCGATGCTTTCGAACCCGGTCCACCGCGAGGGCTCGAACCTGGCGATGGAATCGGGCCGGCTGGCCGGCGAGACGGTGATCCACGCCAAGGAGGTGGGCGACTTCTCGGAACGCCGGCTGGCCGAGTACAAGGGCAGGCTCGACAACTCCTGGATCATGGCCGACATGCGCAAGTACGACGGCGCCGTCCCGCTGCTCGAGCACAACCCGCGGCTGCTGACCAGGTACCCGCAGGTCGCCGATCGCGCCCTGGATGAGTTCTTCCGGGTGGACGGCGTCTCGAAATGGAAGAAGCAGTCGAACATCCTGAAGATGGTCCGCCGGGAGGGCATGTTCAGGATGGGCTGGGACACCGTCAAAGCCCTGTGGACCATGAAGTAG
- a CDS encoding NAD-dependent epimerase/dehydratase family protein, translated as MHLVIGAGEFLGDHVSRTLAGQVPVIELSADADDETMADASSAVEVVVNCAQSWSPARRLRYRKAAPPVLQRVLAAARRARVRRLVHVSTADVYGPDHFARINEKASLRPAHAYERLKLHEEQWLLDAAQDVEVVVLRPGRVFGDGEDWILPRLMGSLARGRLWLPGGGRAAQTFVSAADVGRACLAAADRGRPGQRYLVGGFDSTWRDLLESAARAAGIGADIGSLPYDLVYLRALAAETVSAAGALVWPGIYAVDVIGKPHQYDDSHSRRELTWSPSVGSFEQEMPTMASWLASLPEVAAATAVEPTSPPGRSPS; from the coding sequence TTGCACCTCGTCATCGGCGCCGGGGAGTTCTTGGGCGATCACGTCTCCCGGACGCTGGCCGGCCAGGTCCCCGTCATCGAGCTGAGCGCGGATGCCGACGACGAGACGATGGCGGATGCGAGCAGCGCGGTGGAGGTGGTCGTCAACTGCGCCCAGTCATGGTCGCCGGCCCGCCGCCTGCGCTACCGCAAGGCGGCCCCGCCCGTCCTGCAACGCGTGCTGGCGGCGGCCCGCCGGGCGCGGGTGCGGCGGCTCGTGCATGTTTCCACGGCCGACGTCTACGGTCCCGACCACTTCGCGCGCATCAACGAGAAGGCAAGCCTGCGCCCGGCTCACGCGTACGAGCGCCTGAAGCTGCACGAGGAGCAGTGGCTGCTCGACGCGGCGCAGGACGTCGAGGTCGTCGTCCTCCGCCCGGGGCGGGTGTTCGGCGACGGCGAGGACTGGATCCTGCCGCGATTGATGGGTTCGCTCGCCAGAGGCCGCCTCTGGCTGCCGGGCGGCGGCCGGGCGGCGCAGACGTTCGTGTCCGCCGCGGACGTCGGCCGCGCCTGCCTGGCCGCGGCCGATCGGGGACGGCCGGGCCAGCGCTACCTGGTGGGTGGCTTCGACTCGACGTGGCGCGACCTCTTGGAGTCGGCGGCCCGCGCCGCCGGCATCGGCGCGGACATCGGGTCGCTGCCTTACGACCTGGTCTACCTAAGGGCGCTCGCGGCGGAGACGGTGAGCGCCGCCGGAGCTCTCGTCTGGCCCGGGATCTATGCCGTCGACGTGATCGGCAAGCCCCACCAGTACGACGACTCGCACTCGCGGCGCGAGCTCACCTGGTCTCCATCGGTGGGCAGCTTCGAGCAGGAGATGCCCACGATGGCTTCCTGGCTCGCGTCCCTGCCTGAGGTGGCCGCCGCGACGGCGGTGGAGCCTACTTCACCGCCAGGCAGGTCACCGTCTTGA
- a CDS encoding dephospho-CoA kinase has translation MGLTGGVGSGKSTVAAMLRSLGAEVIDADEASHAAYEPGSPGFEAVVREFGSGYVRDGRIDRARLGELVFKDADARDRLNAIVHPRVREWMAARTAEAAERGAGVVVQDVPLLFENGLERLYSSVVLVYVPESIQLRRLVEGRGLGEERARAMIGAQMPIEEKRRRAQHVIDNRGSREATRKQVRKIWQGLTAGRRPT, from the coding sequence ATTGGGCTGACAGGTGGCGTCGGATCCGGCAAGTCCACGGTGGCCGCCATGCTGCGAAGCCTTGGCGCCGAGGTGATCGACGCGGATGAGGCAAGCCACGCCGCCTACGAGCCCGGCAGCCCCGGATTTGAAGCCGTCGTGCGCGAGTTCGGCTCCGGCTACGTGCGCGACGGACGCATCGACCGCGCCCGGCTGGGCGAGCTCGTCTTCAAAGACGCCGACGCCCGCGACCGGCTGAACGCCATCGTGCACCCGCGGGTCCGGGAGTGGATGGCCGCCCGGACCGCCGAAGCCGCTGAGCGCGGCGCCGGGGTCGTGGTGCAGGACGTCCCGCTGCTGTTCGAGAACGGGCTCGAGCGCCTGTACTCCTCAGTCGTGCTCGTCTACGTGCCGGAAAGCATTCAACTTCGACGCCTGGTCGAGGGCCGGGGTCTCGGCGAAGAGCGGGCGCGCGCCATGATCGGCGCCCAGATGCCGATCGAGGAAAAGCGCCGGCGGGCCCAACACGTCATCGACAACCGCGGGAGCCGGGAGGCGACACGCAAACAGGTGCGGAAGATCTGGCAGGGCCTGACCGCCGGCCGGCGCCCTACGTGA
- a CDS encoding Lrp/AsnC family transcriptional regulator has translation MYAERLSDQLFGSTRMKAYVLINASPGRALEVAKRMEGVHGITAADAITGEYDVIAVCEAPDVNSIGSLIVDKIQKIDGVFKTVTCLAVK, from the coding sequence ATGTACGCTGAACGCCTTTCCGATCAGCTTTTTGGGAGTACACGCATGAAGGCCTATGTCCTGATCAACGCCTCACCCGGACGTGCGCTTGAGGTCGCCAAGAGGATGGAGGGCGTCCATGGCATCACGGCGGCGGACGCTATCACCGGCGAATACGACGTCATCGCCGTCTGTGAGGCCCCGGACGTCAACTCGATCGGCTCGCTGATCGTGGACAAGATCCAGAAGATCGACGGCGTGTTCAAGACGGTGACCTGCCTGGCGGTGAAGTAG
- a CDS encoding alpha/beta fold hydrolase encodes MISSAFRRPAKALRSGMLEMGSIRVHHTYGGRGSPLLFIHGLGSSGYIEWRFNLAAAAARHRVYAPDLPGFGRSEKPRARYGIPYFTRFIVRYMEGRGLRSAAVVGASLGGRIALELALEHPRRVSKLVLVNALGLGRPRVHVSYGLMTIPTVGEAWMKIARGALHWAPSAMIRRVAGRYAGVSSDLDRTMDDAYLRDLRELYAAEGYHDAYLATVRSLVTPGALLGARYDLTGRLSEIKAPVQLIWGADDPLFPTAHAARAHSLIAHSRLAVIEGAGHTPQAERPEEFNRVLHAFLDA; translated from the coding sequence TTGATTAGCTCGGCGTTCCGGCGGCCGGCCAAGGCGCTGCGTTCGGGAATGCTCGAGATGGGGTCGATCCGCGTGCATCACACCTACGGCGGCCGGGGATCGCCACTGCTGTTCATCCACGGCCTCGGCTCGTCCGGCTACATCGAGTGGCGTTTCAACCTGGCGGCGGCGGCGGCGCGCCATCGGGTTTACGCCCCCGACCTGCCTGGCTTCGGTCGCAGTGAGAAGCCGCGGGCGCGCTACGGCATCCCGTACTTCACGCGTTTCATCGTGCGGTACATGGAGGGCCGCGGGCTGCGTTCGGCCGCGGTCGTCGGCGCCTCGCTGGGCGGGAGAATCGCCCTGGAGCTGGCCCTCGAGCATCCGCGTCGCGTCAGCAAGCTCGTGCTGGTCAACGCACTCGGTCTCGGGCGTCCCAGGGTGCACGTGTCCTACGGGCTGATGACCATCCCCACGGTGGGCGAGGCTTGGATGAAAATCGCGCGGGGCGCGCTGCATTGGGCTCCGTCCGCGATGATCCGGCGCGTCGCCGGGCGTTACGCCGGTGTCAGCTCCGACCTCGACAGGACCATGGACGATGCGTACCTGCGGGACCTGCGCGAGCTGTATGCCGCCGAGGGCTACCACGACGCCTACCTCGCCACCGTGCGCTCGCTGGTGACGCCCGGCGCGCTGCTCGGAGCGCGCTACGACCTGACGGGCCGGCTGAGCGAGATCAAGGCGCCGGTGCAGCTGATCTGGGGTGCGGACGATCCGCTCTTTCCCACCGCACACGCGGCACGCGCCCACTCGCTGATCGCGCACTCCCGTCTCGCCGTCATCGAAGGCGCCGGCCACACGCCCCAGGCCGAACGCCCAGAGGAGTTCAACCGCGTCCTCCACGCCTTCCTCGACGCGTAG
- a CDS encoding thioesterase, whose amino-acid sequence MAPVEDIRPGLKGRAERVVEGDLLTTHVGGKGTFSTPAMIGLMEITSHRSLAGLLPEDQTTVGYEVHVRHLAPAAPGSTVVVTTTLTEVKGNKLYFEVECRQGDKLLGSGTHKRAIVPANF is encoded by the coding sequence GTGGCGCCGGTGGAGGATATTCGACCCGGTCTGAAAGGGCGGGCGGAGCGAGTCGTCGAAGGCGACCTGCTCACCACGCACGTCGGCGGCAAGGGCACGTTCTCGACGCCCGCGATGATCGGCCTCATGGAGATCACCAGCCACCGATCGTTGGCGGGATTGCTGCCCGAGGACCAGACCACGGTCGGCTATGAGGTCCACGTGCGTCACCTGGCGCCGGCAGCCCCAGGCAGTACAGTCGTCGTGACCACCACCCTCACCGAGGTCAAGGGCAACAAGCTCTACTTCGAGGTCGAATGCCGCCAGGGCGACAAGCTGCTCGGGTCGGGCACCCACAAGCGAGCCATCGTCCCGGCGAACTTCTAG
- the galU gene encoding UTP--glucose-1-phosphate uridylyltransferase GalU, whose amino-acid sequence MPPVRKAIFPAAGLGTRFLPVTKAQPKEMLPLVDKPTIQYGVEEAIASGIEQVIMVTGGGKRAIVDHFDRSLELEHYLSLRGKADLLRILSEVDELSDQVDITYIQQKEPLGLGHAVWTARRLVEAEPCAVLLADDVILGEGEPCLKQLLDAHRKTGATVIAVRRFPRSQVGRYGVAVTNGSRGRLHDVIDMVEKPEPGTEPSDLAIIGRYVLTPAVFAELDRAEPGAGQEIQLTDAIKRTIGSHPVVALEFEGDYYDTGTVPGYLRANLTLAMKRDGLREELAPLLRELLNG is encoded by the coding sequence ATGCCCCCGGTGCGCAAGGCGATCTTCCCGGCGGCGGGACTGGGGACACGGTTTTTGCCCGTCACCAAGGCCCAGCCGAAAGAGATGCTGCCGCTGGTCGACAAGCCGACGATCCAGTACGGCGTCGAGGAGGCCATCGCCAGCGGCATCGAGCAGGTCATCATGGTCACCGGCGGGGGCAAGCGCGCCATCGTCGACCATTTCGACCGGTCCCTCGAGTTGGAGCACTACCTGAGCCTGCGAGGTAAGGCTGACCTGCTGCGGATCCTCAGCGAGGTCGACGAGCTGAGCGACCAGGTCGACATCACGTACATCCAGCAGAAGGAGCCGCTGGGCCTGGGCCACGCCGTGTGGACCGCGCGCCGGCTGGTCGAGGCCGAGCCGTGCGCCGTGCTGCTCGCCGACGACGTGATCCTCGGCGAGGGCGAGCCCTGCTTGAAACAGCTGCTGGACGCGCATCGCAAGACCGGCGCCACGGTCATCGCGGTGCGCCGCTTCCCCCGCAGCCAGGTCGGACGCTACGGGGTCGCCGTGACCAACGGCAGCCGGGGCCGGCTCCACGACGTGATCGACATGGTCGAGAAGCCCGAGCCTGGAACCGAGCCGTCCGACCTCGCCATCATCGGCCGCTACGTGCTGACCCCGGCGGTCTTCGCCGAGCTCGATCGTGCCGAGCCGGGTGCGGGCCAGGAGATCCAGCTCACCGACGCCATCAAGCGGACCATCGGCTCGCACCCGGTGGTGGCGCTCGAATTCGAGGGCGACTACTACGACACCGGCACCGTGCCCGGGTATCTGCGCGCCAACCTGACACTGGCCATGAAGCGTGACGGTCTCAGGGAGGAGCTGGCGCCCCTCCTGCGCGAGCTCCTGAACGGCTGA
- a CDS encoding 1-acyl-sn-glycerol-3-phosphate acyltransferase, whose protein sequence is MVGAPIDPLVHPAPLAPPRLYRVVRRLLRWIVLRLFRVTVSGLENIPAPPFIIGANHQAWFDPAFIIPFFPDAPVIYTMAKRETVFNRAWKRRLLPLIGVFPISPHRGELDEAGLRTVYQLLDRGGVVLMFPEGRYSRGRALRPLKAGIGHFALQAGVPVCPVAVRGTDVLRPFSRIDVTIGPPIQPDPPAWWALGRRVARLVDNVQRALAASLRRRRGQQAP, encoded by the coding sequence CTGGTTGGCGCCCCGATCGATCCGCTCGTCCACCCGGCCCCGCTCGCCCCGCCCCGCCTTTATCGGGTGGTGCGTCGCCTCTTGAGGTGGATCGTCCTCAGGCTCTTTCGAGTCACGGTCAGCGGCCTGGAGAACATCCCGGCGCCGCCGTTCATCATCGGCGCCAACCACCAGGCGTGGTTTGACCCGGCGTTCATCATCCCGTTCTTTCCCGACGCACCGGTGATCTACACGATGGCCAAGCGCGAGACCGTTTTCAACCGCGCCTGGAAGCGACGGCTGCTGCCCCTGATCGGCGTGTTCCCGATCTCGCCCCACCGCGGCGAGCTGGACGAAGCCGGCCTCCGCACCGTCTACCAGCTGCTGGACCGCGGTGGAGTCGTGCTGATGTTCCCCGAGGGCCGCTATTCACGCGGCCGGGCTCTGCGTCCGCTGAAGGCGGGGATCGGCCACTTCGCCCTGCAGGCCGGCGTCCCCGTCTGCCCTGTCGCCGTCCGCGGCACCGACGTCCTGCGGCCGTTCAGCCGGATCGACGTGACGATCGGCCCGCCGATTCAGCCCGATCCCCCCGCCTGGTGGGCGCTCGGCCGGCGTGTGGCCCGGCTCGTCGACAACGTGCAACGGGCGCTTGCCGCCAGCCTCCGCCGGCGTCGCGGTCAGCAGGCACCATAG
- a CDS encoding threonine/serine dehydratase — MRQLESETGGVTAKEVEQAAKALRAHLPPTPLQYSRAFTDKARCHVYLKAESVQPIRTFKVRGALNRVMRLSAEQRAAGVITASAGNHGLGVAYAAAAFKIPATVFVPETANPLKVEAIKRFGARVIPAGRNYNGAYLEALAAQADSGATFVHAYDDPDVIAGQGTIAVELLRDLEEFDTVLVPVGGGGLIGGIALYLKARQPRVRIVGVEPVGADGMRRSLASGYAVTLERVSTIADGLAASAPGKLTFELAQRYVDEVVLVQDSEMLRAIRLLFEWEHLLAEPAGAAALAALLYHHRPSPNERVVVILSGANVTDEVMLRALRSR; from the coding sequence ATGAGGCAGCTGGAGTCCGAGACCGGCGGCGTCACCGCCAAAGAGGTCGAGCAAGCCGCCAAGGCCCTGCGCGCCCACCTCCCTCCCACCCCACTCCAGTACTCCAGGGCGTTCACCGACAAGGCGCGGTGTCACGTCTACCTCAAGGCCGAATCCGTTCAACCGATCCGCACCTTCAAGGTGCGAGGAGCGCTCAACCGGGTCATGCGCCTATCCGCGGAGCAGCGTGCCGCGGGGGTGATCACGGCGTCGGCGGGCAACCACGGCCTGGGGGTCGCGTACGCCGCCGCGGCCTTCAAGATCCCGGCCACCGTCTTCGTCCCGGAGACCGCGAACCCGCTCAAGGTCGAGGCGATCAAGCGCTTTGGGGCGCGCGTCATCCCGGCGGGCCGGAACTACAACGGCGCCTACCTGGAGGCGCTGGCGGCGCAGGCAGACAGTGGTGCGACCTTTGTCCACGCCTACGACGACCCGGACGTGATCGCCGGCCAGGGCACCATCGCGGTCGAGTTGCTGCGGGACCTCGAGGAGTTCGACACGGTGCTGGTCCCCGTCGGTGGCGGCGGGCTCATCGGCGGCATCGCCCTCTACCTCAAGGCCAGGCAACCCCGCGTGCGCATCGTCGGTGTCGAGCCAGTGGGAGCGGACGGCATGCGTCGCTCGCTGGCGTCGGGGTACGCGGTCACATTGGAGCGGGTGAGCACGATCGCCGACGGGCTGGCCGCGTCAGCGCCGGGCAAGCTGACCTTCGAGCTCGCCCAGCGGTATGTCGACGAGGTCGTGCTGGTCCAGGACTCGGAGATGCTGCGTGCGATCCGACTCCTGTTCGAATGGGAGCACCTGCTGGCCGAGCCGGCGGGCGCCGCCGCCCTTGCGGCGCTCCTCTACCACCACCGCCCCAGCCCGAACGAGAGGGTGGTCGTCATCCTCTCGGGAGCCAATGTCACCGACGAAGTGATGCTGCGAGCGCTCAGATCGCGTTGA